One Malania oleifera isolate guangnan ecotype guangnan chromosome 9, ASM2987363v1, whole genome shotgun sequence DNA segment encodes these proteins:
- the LOC131163717 gene encoding uncharacterized protein LOC131163717, whose amino-acid sequence MESDDEWITKKEGPCQPEDISWMNVNECFEDNGGVGDSKKSKRGPRNLRFDHRGEGKSVEEDDIELIDEEEGDEEEEEQEEMIVVDDEEYGDGDDDGDLALGEWDDE is encoded by the exons ATGGAATCAGATGATGAATGGATTACCAAGAAGGAAGGCCCTTGTCAACCTGAAGACATTTCATGGATGAATGTCAATGAGTGCTTTGAAGACAATGGAGGAGTTGGAGATAGCAAGAAAAGCAAGAGAG GACCAAGGAACTTGAGATTTGATCATAGAGGAGAAGGAAAAAGTGTTGAAGAAGATGACATTGAGCTGATTGAtgaagaggaaggagatgaagaagaggaGGAACAAGAAGAGATGATTGTGGTAGACGATGAAGAATATGGTGATGGCGATGATGATGGTGACCTTGCATTAGGGGAATGGGATGATGAATGA